From Streptomyces sp. NBC_00683, one genomic window encodes:
- a CDS encoding alpha/beta hydrolase — protein sequence MDTRRLLRIFATALGTAGLLVSGCSSGSSAPSASATGSAVPEDLEPYYGQKLRWRDCGVEGFQCTTMKAPLDYEKPDDGDIKLAVSRKKATGPGKRIGSLLVNPGGPGGSAVDYLQGYAGIGYPAPVRARYDMVAIDPRGVARSEPVRCLTGKEMDAYTQVDQTPDDDAEVAKLNKAFDAFAEGCEKNSGEVLPHVSTVETARDMDILRTLLGDEQLNYVGASYGTFLGATYAELYPDRVGRLVLDGAMDPSLPAVDINRDQTAGFEAAFQSFAADCVKQPDCPLGTTSAADAATALKKLFADLDAKPVPTGETRQLGESLATTGVIAAMYDEAAWPQLREALAGAQHGDGSGLLALADSYYERDPSGKYANLMFANAAVNCLDLPPAFSGPGAVEEAVPAFEKASPVFGRGFAWAALNCGSWPVDATGTPHRTEAKGAAPIVVVGTTRDPATPYKWAESLADQLSSATLLTYDGDGHTAYGRGSDCIDTAINTYLLEGTPPKDGKKCS from the coding sequence ATGGACACCAGGCGCCTGCTCCGCATCTTCGCCACTGCGCTCGGCACTGCCGGCCTCCTCGTCTCCGGCTGCAGCAGCGGAAGTTCGGCGCCCAGCGCGTCGGCCACCGGTTCGGCTGTCCCGGAGGACCTCGAGCCGTACTACGGGCAGAAGCTGCGCTGGCGGGACTGCGGTGTGGAGGGCTTCCAGTGCACCACGATGAAGGCGCCGCTGGACTACGAGAAGCCCGATGACGGAGACATCAAGCTGGCCGTCTCCCGGAAGAAGGCCACCGGACCCGGCAAGCGGATCGGATCGCTCCTGGTGAACCCGGGCGGCCCCGGCGGCTCGGCCGTCGACTACCTCCAGGGGTACGCGGGCATCGGCTACCCGGCCCCGGTCCGTGCCCGGTACGACATGGTCGCGATCGACCCGCGCGGGGTGGCCCGCAGCGAGCCGGTCAGGTGTCTGACGGGCAAGGAGATGGACGCGTACACGCAGGTGGACCAGACTCCTGACGACGACGCCGAGGTCGCGAAGCTGAACAAGGCCTTCGACGCGTTCGCGGAGGGCTGCGAGAAGAACTCCGGCGAGGTCCTCCCGCATGTCTCCACCGTCGAGACGGCGCGCGACATGGACATCCTGCGCACCCTGCTCGGCGACGAGCAGCTGAATTACGTGGGCGCCTCGTACGGCACCTTCCTGGGGGCGACCTACGCGGAGCTGTACCCCGACCGGGTGGGCCGCCTCGTCCTGGACGGGGCGATGGATCCCTCGCTCCCCGCGGTCGACATCAACCGCGACCAGACCGCCGGCTTCGAGGCGGCGTTCCAGTCCTTCGCCGCGGACTGCGTGAAGCAGCCGGACTGCCCCCTGGGCACCACGTCCGCCGCGGACGCGGCGACCGCCCTGAAGAAGCTCTTCGCCGACCTCGACGCGAAGCCCGTGCCGACCGGCGAGACCCGGCAACTGGGCGAGTCCCTGGCGACCACCGGTGTGATCGCCGCCATGTACGACGAGGCGGCCTGGCCGCAGCTCCGCGAGGCCCTCGCCGGGGCCCAGCACGGTGACGGCTCCGGGCTCCTCGCCCTGGCCGACAGCTACTACGAGCGGGACCCGAGCGGCAAGTACGCGAATCTGATGTTCGCCAACGCCGCCGTGAACTGCCTCGACCTGCCCCCCGCCTTCTCCGGCCCCGGCGCCGTCGAGGAAGCCGTCCCCGCTTTCGAGAAGGCCTCCCCGGTCTTCGGCAGGGGCTTCGCCTGGGCCGCCCTGAACTGCGGCTCCTGGCCGGTCGACGCCACCGGTACCCCCCACCGCACCGAGGCGAAGGGGGCCGCCCCGATCGTTGTGGTCGGCACCACACGCGACCCCGCCACCCCCTACAAGTGGGCCGAGTCCCTCGCGGACCAGCTCTCCTCGGCAACCCTGCTGACCTACGACGGCGACGGGCACACGGCGTACGGCCGGGGGAGCGACTGCATCGACACGGCGATCAACACGTACCTGCTCGAAGGCACCCCGCCCAAGGACGGCAAGAAGTGCTCCTGA
- a CDS encoding beta-1,3-glucanase family protein: MTPRHQRNVSRRKLLTALAGAAVAVPAIAVIAPHALATVDSDDSAGSGTKAAAAGALPLTIVNNSGSFANSSVFVYIVGNQDGKQVRVTPEGTLAPISLSDNGADGFTDYAIALSGSGETKLSLPYMSGRIYVALGDRLKFKAVADGNGNAALQYPAGWVTSDPNYSVLHDCAEFTYNSSGMFCNTTMVDMFSVPMSIGLTGAKDQTTGTLRDGGRAQAFAAVSAIPEFAPLVVADRRIIAPGHGLDAGIFAKDYFAPYIDEVWSTYTGKDLTVTTNAGAFTGRVRGDKFVFGGPASVSFSRPTTRDVLFCDGNLAAPNDGTTGPVAAVLGAGFNRSTLISNPSQPTTDPAAFYRSSPLTNHYSAAIHAATQDGKAYGFAFDDVADFASYIQDTAPTGARLTLTPF, translated from the coding sequence ATGACCCCCCGCCACCAGCGCAACGTCTCCCGCCGCAAGCTGCTCACCGCTCTTGCCGGAGCCGCTGTGGCCGTCCCCGCCATCGCCGTGATCGCCCCGCACGCCCTCGCCACGGTCGACTCCGACGACTCGGCCGGCAGCGGTACGAAGGCCGCGGCGGCCGGCGCCCTCCCGCTGACGATCGTCAACAACTCCGGTTCGTTCGCCAACTCCTCGGTGTTCGTCTACATCGTGGGCAACCAGGACGGCAAGCAGGTCCGGGTCACGCCCGAGGGCACCCTGGCTCCGATATCCCTCTCGGACAACGGCGCGGACGGCTTCACCGACTACGCCATCGCCCTGTCTGGCAGCGGGGAGACGAAGCTGTCGCTGCCGTACATGTCCGGCCGCATCTACGTCGCCCTGGGCGACAGGCTGAAGTTCAAGGCGGTGGCGGACGGCAACGGCAACGCCGCCCTTCAGTACCCCGCGGGCTGGGTGACCTCCGACCCCAACTACTCCGTGCTGCACGACTGCGCGGAGTTCACGTACAACTCCTCCGGGATGTTCTGCAACACCACCATGGTCGACATGTTCAGCGTCCCCATGAGCATCGGTCTGACCGGCGCCAAGGACCAGACGACCGGCACCCTGCGCGACGGCGGACGCGCACAGGCCTTCGCCGCCGTCAGCGCCATCCCCGAGTTCGCACCCCTGGTCGTGGCCGACCGGCGCATCATCGCCCCCGGGCACGGTCTGGACGCGGGGATCTTCGCCAAGGACTACTTCGCCCCGTACATCGACGAGGTGTGGAGCACCTACACGGGCAAGGACCTCACCGTGACCACCAACGCGGGCGCCTTCACCGGCCGGGTCCGCGGCGACAAGTTCGTGTTCGGCGGACCGGCGTCGGTCTCGTTCAGCAGGCCGACCACCCGCGACGTGCTCTTCTGCGACGGCAACCTCGCCGCCCCCAACGACGGCACCACCGGCCCCGTCGCCGCCGTCCTCGGCGCGGGCTTCAACCGCTCCACGCTGATCAGCAACCCGTCCCAGCCCACCACGGACCCGGCCGCCTTCTACCGGTCCTCGCCGCTGACCAACCACTACTCGGCGGCCATCCACGCGGCAACCCAGGACGGCAAGGCGTACGGCTTCGCCTTCGACGACGTGGCCGACTTCGCCTCGTACATCCAGGACACCGCACCCACGGGGGCACGGCTGACCCTGACACCGTTCTAG
- a CDS encoding family 16 glycosylhydrolase: MAAHRSRRWSLGGLVLLLSAALSAALLITTTGPATTRANAASAAAQTWSDEFNGAAGSAPDASKWTLETGGSGNGNNELQYYTNSTQNASLDGNGNLVITARKSSGSGLQCWYGACQYTSARLNTARTFTQAYGRYEARIKIPRGQGIWPAFWMLGDDLGSAGWPNSGEIDIMENVGYEPNTVHGTIHGPGYSGGAGIGASYSLPGGKAFADDFHTFAVDWSPNALVWSVDGQTYQTRTPADVNGNKWVFDHPFFIILNLAVGGNWPGSPDGSTAFPQTMTVDYVRVSTSDGSGGGTGRTGPIKGIGGMCVDVAGASNADGTPIQLHGCNGVDAQKWTLGTDGTVRALGKCLDVQGGSTADGAVVQLYTCNGTGAQKWVHTQAGDLTNTGANKCLDAKGGSSADGTRLQIWTCTGAANQKWTVG; this comes from the coding sequence ATGGCCGCTCACCGCTCACGCAGATGGTCACTAGGCGGACTGGTCCTCCTGCTCTCCGCCGCGCTCTCCGCCGCACTCCTGATCACCACGACCGGGCCCGCCACCACGCGGGCCAACGCCGCCTCCGCCGCCGCGCAGACGTGGTCCGACGAGTTCAACGGTGCCGCGGGCAGCGCGCCGGACGCCTCGAAGTGGACCCTGGAGACCGGAGGTTCGGGCAACGGCAACAACGAATTGCAGTACTACACCAACAGCACCCAGAACGCGTCCCTGGACGGCAACGGGAACCTGGTCATCACCGCTCGCAAGAGCAGCGGCTCCGGCCTCCAGTGCTGGTACGGGGCCTGCCAGTACACCTCGGCCCGTCTGAACACCGCGAGGACGTTCACACAGGCGTACGGCCGCTACGAGGCCCGGATCAAGATTCCGCGCGGCCAGGGCATCTGGCCGGCCTTCTGGATGCTCGGCGACGACCTCGGCAGTGCGGGATGGCCGAACAGCGGCGAGATCGACATCATGGAGAACGTCGGCTACGAGCCCAACACCGTCCACGGCACCATCCACGGTCCCGGCTACTCCGGCGGTGCCGGCATCGGCGCCTCGTACAGCCTGCCGGGCGGCAAGGCGTTCGCCGACGACTTCCACACCTTCGCGGTCGACTGGAGCCCGAACGCCCTCGTCTGGTCGGTGGACGGTCAGACCTACCAGACCCGCACACCCGCCGATGTGAACGGCAACAAGTGGGTCTTCGACCACCCCTTCTTCATCATCCTGAACCTGGCCGTCGGCGGTAACTGGCCCGGCAGCCCTGATGGTTCCACCGCCTTCCCGCAGACCATGACCGTCGACTACGTACGCGTCTCCACCTCGGACGGCTCCGGCGGCGGCACCGGCAGGACCGGCCCGATCAAGGGCATCGGCGGCATGTGCGTCGACGTCGCGGGTGCCTCGAACGCCGACGGCACCCCGATCCAGCTGCACGGCTGCAACGGCGTCGACGCCCAGAAGTGGACCCTGGGCACCGACGGAACGGTGCGCGCTCTGGGCAAGTGCCTGGATGTGCAGGGCGGTTCCACCGCGGACGGCGCGGTCGTCCAGCTCTACACCTGCAACGGCACCGGGGCCCAGAAGTGGGTCCACACGCAGGCCGGCGACCTGACCAACACCGGGGCGAACAAGTGCCTCGACGCCAAGGGCGGTTCCTCGGCCGACGGCACCCGGCTCCAGATCTGGACGTGCACCGGGGCAGCCAACCAGAAGTGGACCGTCGGCTGA
- a CDS encoding sulfurtransferase: MTDDTGTTDGSGTAGGVGSLPGPLVGADWLAARIADAGLVVLDASVGAHREAGLRIPGARRFDIDGVMSDDAGPLPHTMPGARRFTEEMRALGVDGTDTVVVYDAAGIYSSARAWWMLRAMGFDRVAVLDGGLPAWTAAGLPVERAGKAQAAQEAGCAKGGAERAGDFTALPRDGMLVGSGAVVAALADPRSAVLDARSRERFAGTGAEPRPGLRPGHMPGALNLPFGEIQRDGRMLPAEELRASYRALAGERERLVVSCGSGVTACVLALGAELAGYREVSVYDGSWSEWGRPSELPVVTGE, encoded by the coding sequence ATGACCGACGACACGGGAACGACGGATGGCTCGGGAACGGCCGGCGGCGTCGGAAGCCTGCCGGGGCCGCTCGTCGGTGCCGACTGGCTCGCGGCGCGGATCGCGGATGCGGGCCTCGTGGTCCTCGACGCCTCGGTGGGTGCGCACCGCGAGGCGGGTCTGCGGATTCCCGGGGCGCGGCGCTTCGACATCGACGGGGTGATGTCCGACGACGCCGGGCCGCTGCCGCACACGATGCCCGGTGCCCGTCGCTTCACCGAGGAGATGCGCGCCCTGGGGGTCGACGGCACGGACACCGTGGTCGTCTACGACGCTGCCGGGATCTACTCCAGTGCCCGCGCCTGGTGGATGCTGCGGGCCATGGGCTTCGACCGGGTCGCGGTGCTCGACGGTGGCCTGCCCGCATGGACCGCGGCAGGTCTGCCGGTCGAAAGGGCAGGGAAGGCGCAGGCGGCGCAGGAGGCGGGTTGCGCGAAGGGGGGCGCCGAGCGCGCCGGTGACTTCACCGCCCTCCCGCGCGACGGAATGCTGGTCGGCAGCGGTGCGGTGGTCGCCGCCCTGGCCGACCCGCGTTCCGCAGTCCTCGACGCGCGTTCCCGTGAGCGGTTCGCCGGTACGGGGGCCGAGCCGCGGCCGGGGCTCAGGCCTGGCCACATGCCGGGGGCGCTGAACCTGCCGTTCGGGGAGATCCAGCGTGACGGCCGGATGCTTCCGGCCGAAGAACTGCGCGCCTCCTACCGTGCGTTGGCGGGGGAGCGGGAACGCCTGGTCGTCAGCTGCGGATCGGGTGTCACCGCCTGTGTCCTGGCGCTGGGTGCCGAACTCGCCGGATACCGCGAGGTGTCCGTGTACGACGGTTCGTGGAGCGAGTGGGGGCGGCCGTCGGAACTGCCGGTCGTGACCGGCGAGTAG
- a CDS encoding ABC transporter permease — MLILALRSMRARWVTFVGSFVALALGVGLIAMTGLALAATFDAPEHSPERFAAAPVVVRASETLRVATPVGDRTARLSDPRPVPGSLAAALTGLGRTAEDRTFPVQLAGKSLTGHPWSIAAATPYRLTTGRAPRTADEIVVTAGGATVPRVGERVRVTAPGHIRVRTVVGTVADAGFETAVFFSDAEAARIHPDVDAVVVHAGADDVRELTGSVPGMSVLTGDDRRRADPDPDRDSEALTAVNAMLGTAAGITGFVSVFVVASTFSFAVAQRRREFGLLRTAGATPGQVRRMVVAEACVIGVLAAAAGCLLGEAAAPRLAAWLVDEGLAPAWFAIGDANWPLHTAFWTGLGVALAGVVASSYRAGRIRPVEALRESAVDSRPMPPSRLLLGAAVLLTGLGLLFWSLLTDPGDVLKRKTYILQPLWLIVGFALLAPLFLRPLTRLLTWLPARLPGATGLLARQNASTSIRRTAAVAAPVLVTVALAASLLGTVATINEAKATETAQQTRADYVAGGNGPLDPRFVQRVRGIPEAISSASRSTSVTVLEEGTALIRSDARAVDPAALAATADLPLAAGRIGDLDDNSIVVNEEWATRTVGHRVSVWLGDGRKVSLRIAAVLRVGTGNNGVYVTPKNAAGAAVDRVDIKLRDGADRSAVGALLGQTGRASGTPVLTKDAWMAAHHPGTSGNTRAGLLLILGIALLYTGIALANTLVMATSDRIRDLAVLRLTGATKAQAVGLVAAEALMVVAVGAVLGGAVAGLNLLGVKGALELLSVSSPVVVPWAGLGAMVAASAVLATVSAVLPALAAMRTRPVETAGARE, encoded by the coding sequence GTGCTGATCCTGGCACTGCGCTCGATGCGGGCCCGCTGGGTCACGTTCGTCGGTTCCTTCGTCGCGCTCGCCCTGGGCGTCGGGCTGATCGCCATGACGGGCCTGGCGCTGGCGGCGACCTTCGACGCCCCGGAGCACTCCCCGGAACGGTTCGCCGCCGCCCCCGTGGTGGTGCGGGCCTCGGAGACCCTGCGGGTCGCCACGCCCGTCGGGGACCGTACCGCCCGGCTCTCCGACCCCCGGCCCGTGCCGGGGAGTCTCGCCGCCGCGCTCACCGGGCTGGGCCGTACGGCCGAGGACCGGACCTTCCCGGTGCAGCTCGCCGGAAAGAGCCTGACGGGCCACCCGTGGTCCATCGCCGCCGCCACCCCGTACCGACTCACCACGGGCCGTGCTCCCCGGACGGCCGACGAGATCGTCGTGACGGCGGGCGGCGCCACGGTCCCGCGAGTCGGCGAACGCGTCCGGGTCACCGCGCCGGGGCACATCCGGGTACGGACAGTGGTCGGCACGGTGGCGGACGCGGGCTTCGAGACCGCGGTGTTCTTCAGCGATGCCGAGGCCGCCCGTATCCACCCGGACGTCGACGCCGTGGTGGTGCACGCCGGCGCCGACGACGTACGTGAGCTGACCGGGTCCGTTCCCGGAATGAGCGTCCTCACCGGCGACGACCGGCGCCGGGCCGACCCCGATCCCGACCGGGACAGCGAGGCACTGACCGCCGTCAACGCGATGCTCGGAACGGCGGCAGGCATCACCGGCTTCGTCTCGGTCTTCGTCGTCGCCTCGACGTTCTCCTTCGCGGTGGCCCAGCGCAGGAGGGAGTTCGGGCTGCTCCGCACCGCAGGAGCCACCCCCGGGCAGGTACGGCGCATGGTCGTCGCCGAGGCGTGCGTGATCGGTGTGCTGGCCGCCGCCGCCGGATGTCTGCTGGGCGAGGCAGCCGCGCCGCGGCTGGCCGCGTGGCTCGTCGACGAGGGTCTCGCCCCGGCGTGGTTCGCCATCGGGGACGCCAACTGGCCGCTGCACACCGCGTTCTGGACGGGCCTCGGCGTGGCACTCGCCGGAGTGGTCGCCTCCTCGTACCGGGCAGGGCGGATCCGGCCCGTGGAAGCACTCCGCGAATCCGCTGTGGACAGCAGGCCCATGCCGCCGAGCCGCCTGCTGCTGGGGGCGGCGGTCCTGCTGACCGGCCTGGGACTGCTCTTCTGGTCCCTGCTGACCGACCCGGGGGACGTACTGAAGCGGAAGACGTACATCCTCCAGCCGCTGTGGCTCATCGTGGGCTTCGCCCTGCTCGCCCCCCTGTTCCTGCGCCCGCTGACACGCCTGCTCACCTGGCTGCCCGCCCGGCTCCCCGGCGCCACGGGCCTGCTCGCCCGGCAGAACGCCTCCACCTCGATCCGCCGCACCGCGGCCGTCGCCGCGCCCGTCCTCGTCACCGTCGCCCTGGCCGCCTCGCTGCTGGGCACCGTGGCCACGATCAACGAGGCAAAGGCCACCGAGACGGCGCAGCAGACCCGGGCGGACTACGTGGCAGGCGGGAACGGCCCGCTGGACCCGCGCTTCGTGCAGCGGGTACGGGGCATCCCCGAAGCCATCAGCAGCGCCTCCCGTTCCACGTCCGTCACCGTCCTGGAGGAAGGCACCGCGCTCATCAGGTCGGACGCCCGAGCGGTCGACCCGGCCGCCCTGGCCGCGACCGCGGACCTCCCCCTCGCCGCCGGCCGCATCGGCGACCTCGACGACAACTCCATCGTCGTCAACGAGGAATGGGCGACCAGGACCGTCGGGCACCGGGTGAGCGTCTGGCTGGGCGACGGCAGAAAGGTGTCGCTGCGTATCGCGGCGGTGCTGCGGGTCGGCACGGGGAACAACGGCGTGTACGTGACCCCGAAGAACGCGGCGGGCGCGGCCGTCGACCGTGTCGACATCAAACTCCGTGACGGAGCGGACCGTTCGGCTGTCGGCGCCCTGCTCGGGCAGACCGGCCGGGCCAGCGGCACCCCGGTCCTCACGAAGGACGCCTGGATGGCTGCGCACCACCCGGGAACCAGCGGGAACACCCGCGCGGGCCTGCTGCTGATCCTGGGAATCGCCCTGCTGTACACGGGCATCGCCCTGGCGAACACCCTGGTCATGGCCACCTCCGACCGGATTCGCGATCTGGCGGTGCTCCGGCTGACCGGCGCCACGAAGGCACAGGCCGTCGGACTGGTCGCGGCCGAGGCGCTGATGGTGGTGGCGGTGGGCGCCGTCCTGGGGGGCGCGGTGGCCGGGCTGAACCTGCTGGGCGTCAAGGGCGCACTGGAACTGCTCTCCGTGAGCTCCCCGGTGGTCGTGCCCTGGGCGGGTCTCGGAGCCATGGTGGCCGCGAGCGCCGTACTGGCGACGGTCTCCGCCGTACTGCCCGCGCTCGCCGCGATGCGCACCCGGCCGGTAGAAACGGCGGGCGCCCGCGAGTGA